A region of Planktomarina temperata RCA23 DNA encodes the following proteins:
- a CDS encoding ATP12 family chaperone protein gives MSDWAAKRFWSDVTVDLRGEDYVILLDKRLVKTPAKATLAVPSQAMAEAIAAEWEAQGEKIDPRTMPTTRSANAALDKVTPQQAEVAQLIAAYGEDDLLCYRAPSPDELVARQKEAWDPLLAWAAEHLDAPLRTVEGVMHVAQPANAVANLTAWVVTQSPFQLAALHDLVSMSGSLVIGLAAQAEAFAIDDLWTRSRLDELWQIEQWGQDDEADETASLKRSAFIHAHRFYKMS, from the coding sequence ATGAGTGATTGGGCCGCAAAACGATTTTGGAGCGATGTGACGGTTGATCTGCGCGGAGAAGACTATGTGATCTTGCTAGATAAGCGTCTGGTCAAAACGCCAGCCAAGGCAACCCTGGCGGTGCCCAGTCAAGCCATGGCCGAGGCGATTGCGGCGGAGTGGGAGGCGCAAGGTGAGAAGATTGACCCGCGCACGATGCCCACCACGCGGTCGGCAAATGCAGCCTTGGATAAGGTGACGCCGCAACAGGCTGAAGTGGCGCAGTTAATTGCGGCTTATGGCGAAGATGATTTACTGTGTTACCGCGCGCCCTCGCCTGACGAACTGGTGGCCCGGCAAAAAGAGGCCTGGGATCCGCTTTTGGCTTGGGCGGCTGAGCATCTTGATGCGCCCTTGCGCACCGTGGAAGGCGTGATGCATGTGGCGCAACCGGCGAATGCGGTGGCCAACCTAACCGCATGGGTTGTGACGCAGTCCCCGTTTCAATTGGCCGCCCTTCACGATCTTGTCAGCATGTCTGGATCATTGGTGATTGGACTGGCGGCACAGGCAGAGGCGTTTGCCATCGACGATCTTTGGACACGCTCGCGACTCGACGAACTGTGGCAGATCGAGCAATGGGGACAGGATGACGAAGCTGACGAAACGGCAAGTTTAAAGCGATCGGCATTTATACACGCCCATCGATTCTACAAAATGAGCTGA
- a CDS encoding sterol desaturase family protein → MSQDAIMRLAIFLGLFAILAGIEHLAPRRPRPQKNRRWITNWIFVVVDTLTLRALAVILPFAAVSAAADASARGWGLLNLVALPGWVELVLVILVMDLAIWLQHLLSHKIPLLWRIHRVHHSDIEFDVTTAIRFHPVEIALSMGFKIGIVYLLGPAAWTVVVFEILLNGSAMFNHANIALPKKLDRVIRSVLVTPDMHRIHHSVHRFEHDSNYGFALSWWDRLFGTYTQSPQDGHSQMKIGLQWQDLRPTRLIWSLALPFFRK, encoded by the coding sequence ATGTCCCAAGACGCCATAATGCGCCTCGCCATATTTCTTGGCCTATTTGCTATTTTAGCCGGCATTGAACATTTGGCCCCGCGCCGTCCTCGGCCGCAAAAAAACCGGCGCTGGATCACCAATTGGATCTTTGTTGTGGTCGACACGCTCACCCTGCGCGCCCTTGCGGTAATTCTTCCATTCGCCGCCGTTTCGGCGGCCGCAGATGCCAGCGCCCGGGGTTGGGGCCTCCTCAACCTTGTTGCCCTGCCCGGTTGGGTCGAGTTGGTACTGGTCATCCTGGTTATGGATCTCGCGATCTGGCTGCAACATTTACTGAGCCATAAAATCCCGCTGCTCTGGCGCATTCACCGCGTGCATCACTCCGATATTGAATTTGATGTCACCACAGCGATCCGCTTTCACCCCGTGGAAATTGCCCTGTCGATGGGTTTCAAGATTGGCATTGTCTATCTGCTTGGCCCTGCGGCCTGGACTGTGGTCGTATTTGAAATTTTGCTCAATGGATCGGCCATGTTTAACCATGCCAACATCGCATTGCCAAAGAAATTGGATCGCGTCATTCGCAGTGTTTTGGTCACCCCTGACATGCACCGTATTCATCATTCGGTGCATCGCTTTGAGCACGACAGCAACTACGGATTTGCTCTATCTTGGTGGGACCGCCTATTTGGCACCTATACCCAGAGCCCGCAAGACGGCCATAGTCAGATGAAAATCGGCCTACAATGGCAAGATTTACGCCCCACGCGTCTGATCTGGTCCTTGGCTCTGCCATTCTTTCGCAAATGA
- a CDS encoding amino acid ABC transporter ATP-binding protein, whose protein sequence is MSEAQMKVSDEIAISIKDMNKWYGTFHVLRDINLDVQRGERIVICGPSGSGKSTLIRCINALEEHQKGSITVDGTLLSSDVKNIDKVRSEVGMCFQHFNLFPHLTILENCTLAPIWVRKTPKKEAEETAMHFLEKVKIPEQADKYPGQLSGGQQQRVAIARSLCMKPRIMLFDEPTSALDPEMIKEVLDTMIELAEDGMTMLCVTHEMGFARQVANRVIFMDAGQIVEQNEPEEFFNNPQSDRTKLFLSQILGH, encoded by the coding sequence ATGTCTGAAGCCCAAATGAAAGTTTCTGATGAGATCGCAATCTCAATCAAGGACATGAATAAATGGTATGGCACATTCCACGTGCTACGCGACATCAATCTTGATGTGCAGCGTGGCGAGCGGATTGTGATTTGCGGACCGTCCGGCTCCGGGAAATCCACCCTCATTCGTTGCATCAATGCTCTGGAAGAGCATCAAAAGGGATCCATCACAGTTGATGGAACATTGTTATCCTCGGATGTGAAGAACATTGATAAGGTGCGCTCCGAAGTTGGCATGTGCTTCCAGCACTTCAATCTGTTTCCACATCTGACCATCTTGGAAAATTGCACTTTGGCCCCAATTTGGGTGCGTAAAACACCCAAGAAAGAAGCCGAAGAAACGGCGATGCACTTTCTCGAGAAAGTTAAAATTCCGGAGCAAGCGGACAAATATCCTGGCCAGCTTTCGGGCGGTCAACAACAGCGGGTGGCCATTGCGCGCTCCTTGTGTATGAAGCCTCGAATTATGCTCTTTGATGAACCCACCTCTGCGCTTGATCCTGAGATGATCAAAGAGGTGTTGGACACGATGATTGAACTGGCTGAAGACGGTATGACCATGCTCTGTGTGACCCATGAAATGGGTTTTGCACGTCAGGTGGCCAATCGGGTCATTTTCATGGATGCGGGGCAAATCGTCGAACAAAACGAGCCAGAAGAGTTCTTCAACAATCCCCAATCAGATCGCACCAAACTGTTCTTGAGCCAAATTTTGGGTCACTAG
- a CDS encoding ABC transporter permease subunit produces the protein MSSTTHTEASKFSLSMLINDTRYRSTTFQVIALIGLIFAMGYLVSNLLSNLADAGLNISWRFFGETAGYDINQMPIEYNNQMSHGRASMVGAVNTLIVAFLACVSATVLGVIAGVLRLSNNWVVSKLMAIYVEAFRNVPVLIWILIIFLVMSNVLPQPREFRGDAAASAMWFDMIAFTNRGVYVPRMIMGDLSWLVVATFVLSIAGVFAFRRYARNLLFNTGRLIPTLLPSIGIFIIPTVLVYFILGSPIGLESPELKGFNFKGGLHLRLSLIALWFALAIYTGAFIAENVRAGIQAISHGQTEAAAALGMRPGRIMSLIILPQALRVIVPPLISQYLNITKNSSLAIAVGYMDITGTLGGITLNQTGRAIECILVLMLFYLVISLSISAIMNVYNNAMKLKER, from the coding sequence ATGTCATCAACGACACACACAGAGGCAAGCAAGTTCAGCTTGTCGATGTTGATAAATGATACCCGCTACCGATCAACAACATTTCAAGTAATTGCGCTGATCGGGCTTATTTTCGCGATGGGCTATCTTGTTTCCAATCTTTTGTCGAACCTGGCCGACGCAGGTCTGAATATCAGCTGGAGATTCTTCGGTGAGACCGCGGGCTATGACATCAATCAAATGCCCATCGAATATAACAATCAGATGAGCCATGGCCGCGCCTCTATGGTGGGGGCTGTGAATACGCTGATCGTGGCCTTCTTGGCCTGTGTGAGCGCCACCGTTTTGGGCGTCATCGCCGGGGTGCTGCGCCTTTCAAATAACTGGGTCGTCTCGAAACTCATGGCCATATATGTGGAAGCCTTCCGCAATGTGCCGGTTTTGATCTGGATTTTGATTATCTTTCTTGTCATGTCGAATGTCTTGCCGCAGCCTCGCGAGTTTCGCGGTGACGCAGCGGCAAGCGCCATGTGGTTCGATATGATCGCCTTCACAAATCGCGGGGTCTACGTTCCACGGATGATTATGGGAGATCTGAGCTGGCTTGTTGTGGCCACCTTTGTCCTGTCAATCGCCGGCGTGTTTGCTTTCCGGCGCTATGCGCGGAACCTGCTTTTCAACACCGGTCGCTTGATCCCGACTCTCCTGCCATCCATTGGTATTTTTATTATTCCGACTGTGTTGGTCTATTTCATTTTAGGCAGTCCGATTGGGCTAGAATCTCCTGAACTTAAGGGCTTTAACTTTAAGGGCGGCTTGCATTTGCGCCTGTCTTTGATCGCGCTTTGGTTTGCCTTGGCCATCTACACAGGCGCGTTTATTGCCGAAAACGTCCGTGCAGGGATCCAAGCCATCAGCCACGGCCAAACGGAAGCGGCCGCGGCCTTGGGCATGCGCCCGGGTCGGATCATGTCACTGATCATTTTGCCGCAAGCCCTGCGTGTCATCGTACCGCCGCTGATCTCGCAATATCTCAATATCACCAAAAACAGTTCGCTGGCCATTGCGGTCGGTTATATGGATATCACCGGCACATTGGGCGGCATCACCCTCAATCAAACTGGCCGCGCGATTGAGTGTATTTTGGTGCTGATGCTGTTCTATTTGGTGATCAGCCTGTCAATTTCGGCGATTATGAACGTCTATAACAATGCTATGAAGTTGAAGGAGCGTTGA
- a CDS encoding histidine phosphatase family protein: MKLILMRHTHADWAPGQDDHARPLSPRGQDEARRLGNWLRKSGHLPSHALVSDAKRTGQSFAALALSCPADALAELYLAEPASLRAAINAQRNTDCLLLLAHNPGIAELASALVQTPPAHAAFYTYPPGATLVLNCDPQGGTAQLIDFTTPADLAPQKRAPKGPI; this comes from the coding sequence TTGAAGCTCATATTAATGCGCCATACCCATGCCGACTGGGCCCCCGGGCAGGACGATCACGCCCGCCCACTCAGCCCACGGGGGCAAGATGAGGCGCGCCGGCTGGGCAATTGGCTCAGAAAATCCGGTCATCTGCCAAGTCATGCACTGGTTTCAGATGCCAAGCGCACAGGCCAAAGTTTTGCAGCGCTGGCGCTGAGCTGCCCGGCTGATGCACTGGCGGAGCTGTATTTGGCAGAGCCTGCATCTTTACGCGCGGCTATCAATGCCCAGCGCAACACGGACTGCCTGTTGCTGCTGGCGCATAATCCCGGCATCGCCGAATTGGCCAGCGCCCTGGTTCAAACACCACCGGCACATGCCGCTTTTTACACATATCCACCCGGCGCAACGCTTGTGCTAAACTGCGATCCCCAAGGCGGTACCGCGCAGCTCATTGACTTCACGACGCCAGCAGATCTTGCGCCACAAAAAAGGGCCCCGAAGGGCCCGATTTAA
- a CDS encoding amino acid ABC transporter permease codes for MSDTPNLGFVRHEPIPPSPPPVQQAGAVKWVRENLFSNWINSILTILSIYFVAKIILASTPWMWNGVWTTSSLRECREVLQGTSGACWSVLTERWNQMLFGFQYPVEAYWRPTLAFVLLLVCIAPVLFQKLPRKMLIFSAIYPFLAFWLIWGGTLLTPVIVGLSLIAGYMAFVKTERLIGFATGLLSGVVAVALVLYLGSFVTAALSGFIALEPVASRDMGGFMLNLILGTVCVSLSIPLGIVLALGRQSNMPIIKGICVVFIEFIRGVPLITLLFVANVVLSYFFPPGTNLDLILRVIIMITLFSAAYIAEVIRGGLAALPRGQYEAADSLGLDYPQAMRLIILPQALKISIPGIVNVAVGLFKDTTLVSVISMFDLVGMIRGPISSSTAWTGIYWELYLFAILLFFVVCYGISQYSQWLERQLRTDHH; via the coding sequence ATGAGCGATACACCGAACCTCGGCTTTGTACGCCATGAGCCTATCCCGCCATCACCGCCGCCTGTTCAACAGGCCGGTGCGGTCAAATGGGTGCGCGAAAATCTGTTCTCGAATTGGATCAATTCGATCCTGACCATCCTGTCCATCTATTTCGTAGCCAAAATTATTCTCGCGTCCACTCCTTGGATGTGGAACGGGGTCTGGACCACAAGCAGCCTGCGTGAATGCCGGGAAGTCTTGCAAGGCACCAGTGGCGCGTGTTGGTCGGTTTTGACGGAACGCTGGAACCAAATGTTGTTTGGCTTCCAATATCCGGTCGAAGCCTACTGGCGCCCGACCCTGGCCTTTGTGTTGCTTTTGGTCTGCATCGCCCCGGTATTGTTCCAAAAATTGCCACGCAAGATGCTGATCTTTTCCGCGATTTACCCCTTTCTGGCTTTTTGGTTGATCTGGGGTGGAACACTTTTGACCCCCGTTATTGTGGGTCTCTCACTCATTGCGGGTTATATGGCCTTCGTCAAAACGGAGCGCCTGATTGGCTTTGCAACAGGGCTTTTGTCCGGTGTTGTCGCCGTGGCGCTGGTGCTTTACCTGGGCAGCTTTGTGACCGCAGCGCTGTCTGGGTTTATCGCACTTGAGCCGGTGGCTTCTCGGGATATGGGGGGCTTTATGCTTAACCTTATCTTGGGCACGGTCTGCGTCTCTCTGTCCATTCCCCTAGGGATCGTCTTGGCCTTGGGACGTCAGTCGAATATGCCGATCATTAAGGGCATTTGTGTTGTTTTTATCGAGTTTATCCGCGGTGTGCCGCTGATCACGCTGCTGTTTGTGGCCAATGTCGTCCTGTCGTATTTCTTCCCACCCGGCACCAATTTGGATTTGATCCTAAGGGTGATTATCATGATCACGCTCTTCTCTGCGGCCTATATCGCAGAGGTGATCCGGGGTGGCCTCGCGGCCTTGCCGCGTGGGCAGTATGAGGCCGCTGACAGTCTGGGGCTGGATTACCCGCAGGCGATGCGGTTAATCATCCTGCCGCAGGCGCTCAAGATCTCAATTCCGGGTATAGTAAACGTAGCGGTTGGGCTGTTTAAAGATACGACTTTGGTCTCGGTTATCTCAATGTTTGATCTCGTTGGTATGATCCGTGGTCCTATTTCCTCCTCCACGGCTTGGACGGGGATTTATTGGGAGCTGTATCTCTTCGCGATCTTGCTGTTCTTCGTCGTCTGCTACGGCATTTCACAATATTCACAATGGTTGGAGCGTCAGCTTCGAACCGATCATCACTAA
- a CDS encoding transporter substrate-binding domain-containing protein: MKKTVFLGALTVAGLAAGLASAGTLDDVKARGKLNCGVTTGVPGFAEPDANGVWQGFDVAVCRAVAAAVLGDNMAVEFVPTTGKTRFTALASGEIDLLARNTTWTMSRDVDLKFEFVGVNYYDGQGFMVPASLGVSSAAELDGATVCIKTGTTTELNLADFFRANGISYEPVPIETGSEAAQLFLAGSCDVYTTDRSALAAQRANFPSPDDYVVLPDVISKEPLGPLVRHGDNDWGDIARWTLNALITAEELGVTSDNIAEMAAGTNNPEINRLLGSEGTLGEMLGLDAEWAKRAIMSGGNYGEVFESNIGTATNIGLSRGLNAQWKDGGLIYSPPFR, from the coding sequence ATGAAAAAAACCGTATTTCTTGGTGCACTGACCGTAGCTGGCCTGGCGGCTGGCTTGGCGTCTGCTGGCACTCTCGATGATGTTAAAGCACGCGGCAAACTGAACTGTGGTGTGACCACAGGTGTTCCTGGTTTCGCTGAGCCCGATGCAAATGGCGTTTGGCAGGGTTTTGACGTTGCTGTCTGCCGCGCTGTTGCCGCTGCAGTCTTGGGCGACAACATGGCTGTTGAATTCGTTCCAACAACCGGCAAAACACGTTTCACCGCTTTGGCATCTGGCGAAATCGATCTGCTCGCCCGTAACACAACTTGGACAATGTCTCGTGACGTTGACCTGAAGTTCGAATTTGTCGGCGTAAACTACTACGACGGTCAAGGCTTCATGGTTCCAGCGTCTTTGGGCGTGTCTTCAGCCGCTGAATTGGATGGCGCGACTGTTTGTATCAAAACTGGGACAACAACAGAGCTGAACTTGGCTGACTTCTTCCGTGCGAATGGCATCTCTTACGAGCCAGTGCCAATCGAAACCGGTTCTGAAGCTGCACAATTGTTCCTCGCAGGCTCATGCGACGTTTACACAACTGACCGGTCCGCTTTGGCCGCTCAACGTGCAAACTTTCCAAGCCCAGACGACTATGTTGTTCTTCCTGACGTGATCTCCAAAGAGCCACTTGGCCCATTGGTACGTCACGGCGACAACGACTGGGGCGATATCGCGCGCTGGACTTTGAACGCTTTGATCACAGCTGAAGAGCTGGGTGTGACTTCAGACAACATCGCTGAGATGGCTGCGGGCACAAACAATCCAGAAATCAACCGTCTGTTGGGCTCTGAAGGCACTTTGGGCGAGATGCTCGGTTTGGACGCAGAATGGGCAAAACGCGCCATCATGTCCGGCGGCAACTACGGTGAAGTGTTCGAAAGCAACATCGGCACAGCAACAAACATCGGCTTGTCCCGTGGTTTGAACGCACAATGGAAAGACGGCGGTCTGATCTATTCACCACCATTCCGCTAA
- the crcB gene encoding fluoride efflux transporter CrcB, whose product MLTTVLQVALGGAIGAVLRFLAGVGILRLVGPGFPLAVMTVNILGSFAMGMFVVYAAQRGMTYLTPLVMTGLLGGFTTFSAFSLEAVTLFERGSMGQALGYVTLSVVLSIGGLIVGLMIARGIWA is encoded by the coding sequence ATGCTTACGACAGTTTTACAGGTGGCCCTTGGTGGGGCGATTGGCGCGGTGCTTCGGTTTTTGGCCGGGGTGGGCATATTGCGTCTTGTGGGCCCGGGCTTTCCACTGGCAGTGATGACGGTCAACATCTTGGGCTCTTTTGCTATGGGGATGTTTGTGGTCTATGCGGCGCAACGCGGTATGACATATTTGACGCCATTGGTCATGACGGGCCTGCTTGGCGGGTTCACGACCTTCTCCGCCTTCTCCTTGGAGGCGGTGACTTTGTTTGAACGCGGCAGCATGGGGCAAGCGCTGGGGTATGTCACCCTATCGGTGGTCCTTTCGATAGGAGGTCTGATAGTGGGCCTGATGATTGCACGAGGAATATGGGCATGA
- a CDS encoding HAD-IA family hydrolase, with product MSRPRTLVLFDVDGTLIDSQSHILGAMEFAFKARGLLLPPASEILAIVGLSLSEAFAQLCPETDAQERGLLVETYKESFASLRQSAAAAPLYPGALECLEILKDLDDIVLGIATGMSRRGLSHVLSNPDLAGRFVTTQVADDHPSKPHPSMVLQAMAESGAARGVMIGDTTFDMQMGRAAGLKTIGVTWGYHAAEALRGQADRMVDHYGQLVPEVQNLWGEI from the coding sequence ATGAGCCGACCACGGACTTTGGTTCTATTTGATGTGGATGGTACGCTGATCGACAGCCAGTCCCATATCTTGGGAGCCATGGAATTTGCGTTCAAGGCGCGCGGTCTTCTCTTGCCGCCCGCCTCTGAGATATTAGCGATTGTCGGGTTGTCATTGTCCGAAGCTTTTGCGCAGCTCTGCCCCGAAACAGATGCGCAAGAGCGCGGGCTATTGGTTGAAACTTATAAAGAGAGTTTTGCAAGCCTGCGCCAATCGGCTGCCGCCGCTCCGCTCTATCCTGGGGCTCTGGAGTGTTTGGAGATCCTAAAAGATCTGGATGATATCGTCTTGGGCATCGCCACAGGCATGTCGCGTCGCGGGTTGAGCCATGTTTTGTCCAATCCTGATTTGGCCGGGCGTTTTGTCACAACGCAAGTGGCGGATGATCACCCCTCTAAGCCGCATCCTTCTATGGTCTTGCAGGCCATGGCGGAAAGCGGCGCGGCGCGCGGGGTGATGATCGGTGATACAACTTTTGATATGCAAATGGGCCGGGCTGCTGGGCTAAAAACGATTGGGGTCACCTGGGGCTATCATGCGGCGGAAGCCTTGCGGGGGCAGGCGGACCGGATGGTTGATCACTATGGGCAGCTGGTGCCGGAAGTTCAAAACCTATGGGGTGAGATATGA
- the argB gene encoding acetylglutamate kinase has product MPQKEHPMKSEWLTTASTLSKALPYLQRYDGATVVIKFGGHAMGSDAAMESFARDVVLMQQVGVNPVIVHGGGPMINDMLKRLDIQSDFVDGKRVTDAATMEVVEMVLSGRVNKRIVQAINAQGGRAVGLSGKDASLMTCDVADPKLGLVGKPRDIDPTVLNTLFEADMIPVIAPLGSGDAGETFNINGDTVAGAIAAALKADRLLLLTDVSGVKNAEGEILTELSPDTIKQLTASGVIAGGMIPKTETALEAIAGGVRAVVIIDGRAPNACLLELFTDHGAGSLIRSPDAPIGS; this is encoded by the coding sequence ATGCCACAGAAAGAACACCCCATGAAAAGCGAATGGTTAACCACCGCCAGCACCTTGTCGAAAGCCTTGCCTTATCTGCAGCGCTATGACGGTGCGACAGTGGTGATAAAATTTGGCGGCCATGCCATGGGCAGCGATGCGGCCATGGAGTCCTTTGCGCGTGATGTTGTTTTGATGCAGCAGGTGGGTGTGAACCCGGTGATTGTGCACGGCGGCGGGCCGATGATCAACGACATGCTCAAGCGCCTTGATATTCAATCCGACTTCGTCGACGGAAAACGCGTCACGGATGCGGCCACCATGGAAGTGGTTGAAATGGTCCTGTCAGGTCGTGTCAATAAGCGGATCGTGCAGGCCATCAACGCGCAGGGTGGGCGTGCGGTCGGCCTATCGGGCAAGGACGCCAGTTTGATGACCTGCGATGTTGCAGATCCGAAATTGGGCCTGGTTGGCAAACCGCGTGACATTGATCCAACCGTGCTGAATACGCTTTTTGAGGCGGATATGATTCCAGTCATTGCCCCACTCGGCTCAGGCGATGCTGGCGAGACGTTTAACATCAACGGCGACACAGTCGCTGGCGCCATTGCCGCAGCACTCAAGGCTGATCGGCTTTTGCTTCTGACCGATGTCTCAGGCGTGAAAAATGCGGAGGGCGAAATTCTTACAGAATTGTCGCCAGACACCATCAAACAGTTGACCGCCAGCGGTGTGATTGCCGGAGGCATGATTCCAAAAACAGAAACCGCGCTGGAAGCGATTGCGGGCGGTGTCCGGGCGGTGGTGATCATCGATGGCCGCGCGCCGAATGCCTGTCTTTTGGAATTGTTCACGGACCATGGGGCCGGATCTTTGATCCGATCGCCCGATGCTCCCATTGGATCATAG
- a CDS encoding replication-associated recombination protein A: protein MMDLFDTPGEELPASDAPRPLADRLRPRLLADVIGQRQILGPEAPLTVMLKANALGSIIFWGPPGVGKTTIARLLAEETDLKFVQISAIFSGVPELRKVFQAAQNRRDNGQGTLLFVDEIHRFNKAQQDSFLPLMEDGTLVLVGATTENPSFELNAAVLSRAQVLVLERLSVDELELLAQRAETEAGRVLPLEAGARRAVLEMADGDGRSLLNLIEQILAWDLQSPIDQSTLSTRLMRRAAVYDKSGDSHYNLISALHKSIRGSDPDAALYWFARMVQGGEDPRYLARRLTRMAVEDIGLADPQAQDVCLQSWQTYERLGSPEGELALAQAVTYLALAPKSNAAYVAYKAALREAKHTGSQPPPKHILNAATGLMKDQGYGDGYAYDHDAEDGFSGQNYFPEGMERPEYYAPVERGFERELRKRLAYFEKLRNRRKG, encoded by the coding sequence ATGATGGATTTATTCGATACGCCGGGCGAAGAGCTGCCCGCCTCAGATGCGCCGCGCCCTTTGGCGGACAGGTTGCGTCCGAGGCTTTTGGCCGATGTGATTGGTCAAAGGCAGATTTTGGGGCCAGAAGCTCCTTTGACTGTGATGCTCAAGGCCAATGCACTCGGCTCAATTATCTTTTGGGGACCACCGGGCGTGGGCAAAACCACCATCGCGCGGCTCTTGGCTGAGGAGACAGATCTGAAATTTGTGCAGATCAGCGCAATTTTCAGCGGTGTGCCGGAGTTGCGCAAAGTCTTTCAAGCGGCGCAAAACCGGCGTGACAATGGCCAGGGAACGTTACTCTTTGTTGATGAAATTCATCGTTTCAACAAGGCCCAACAAGACAGTTTCCTTCCACTGATGGAGGATGGTACGCTGGTTCTGGTGGGAGCCACCACTGAAAACCCCTCCTTTGAATTAAATGCTGCTGTTCTGTCGCGGGCGCAAGTTCTGGTGTTAGAGCGCCTCTCAGTCGATGAGTTGGAGCTTCTGGCACAGCGGGCCGAGACGGAGGCGGGGCGTGTGTTGCCGCTGGAGGCAGGCGCGCGCCGCGCAGTTTTGGAGATGGCCGATGGTGATGGGCGCAGCCTTCTCAATTTAATTGAGCAAATTTTGGCTTGGGACCTGCAGAGCCCCATAGACCAGAGCACCCTGTCCACACGTCTGATGCGCCGCGCAGCCGTCTATGACAAATCTGGTGACAGCCATTACAATTTGATTTCGGCCTTGCATAAGTCCATCCGCGGTTCGGACCCGGATGCGGCGCTCTATTGGTTTGCGCGGATGGTGCAGGGGGGTGAAGATCCGCGCTACTTGGCCCGGCGCTTGACGCGCATGGCTGTGGAAGACATCGGTTTGGCCGATCCACAAGCGCAAGACGTCTGTTTGCAATCTTGGCAAACCTACGAAAGATTAGGCAGCCCGGAGGGGGAGTTGGCTTTGGCGCAGGCCGTGACCTATCTGGCGTTGGCGCCAAAATCGAATGCGGCCTATGTGGCCTATAAGGCCGCGCTGAGAGAGGCCAAGCACACCGGCTCGCAGCCGCCTCCCAAACATATTCTAAATGCCGCGACTGGTTTGATGAAGGATCAAGGCTATGGCGACGGATATGCCTATGATCACGATGCGGAAGATGGGTTTTCCGGTCAAAATTACTTCCCAGAGGGCATGGAGCGCCCGGAGTATTATGCGCCGGTGGAGCGGGGGTTTGAACGAGAGCTGCGCAAACGTCTGGCCTATTTCGAAAAGCTGCGCAACCGCCGCAAAGGTTGA
- a CDS encoding RluA family pseudouridine synthase — MSRVQLLQVNEGDGDQRLDRWFRRLFPQVQQGQIEKMCRKGDIRVDGGRVKSNTRVEVGQVVRIPPLPDTPAPAIVDKKISDADAKMIQSCVLYRDEHIIALNKPPGLPVQGGSKQHRHVDGLTPALRFGNDENPRLVHRLDKDTSGVLILGRSRQMAATLAEAFRHRETRKIYWAVVAGVPHPKMGTVKYGLVKAGGHGSFGEGEKMHCLHPNEVATTPGAKRATTDYAVLSPLGSRAAWVALVPVTGRTHQLRAHMAEMGHPIVGDGKYGGSSQENLGHGWGAQLGGDISKKMHLHARHLRLEHPVTRAMLSFTAPLPEHMQRTWDQMQWDPRDVELDPFEGDE; from the coding sequence ATGAGCCGAGTACAGCTTTTACAAGTCAATGAGGGGGACGGTGATCAGCGCTTGGATCGTTGGTTCCGCCGCCTCTTTCCCCAGGTGCAGCAGGGCCAGATCGAAAAGATGTGTCGCAAGGGCGACATCCGCGTTGACGGGGGACGGGTGAAGTCCAATACCCGGGTCGAAGTGGGGCAAGTGGTACGCATCCCGCCTTTGCCCGATACGCCAGCGCCGGCCATTGTCGACAAGAAAATCTCTGATGCTGATGCCAAAATGATTCAATCCTGCGTGCTGTATCGCGATGAGCATATCATCGCGTTGAACAAACCGCCGGGCCTGCCCGTGCAGGGGGGCAGCAAGCAGCATCGCCATGTGGACGGCCTCACCCCTGCGCTGCGGTTCGGCAATGACGAAAACCCACGGCTCGTGCATCGTTTGGATAAGGACACCTCCGGGGTTTTGATCCTAGGGCGCAGCCGGCAAATGGCAGCGACTTTGGCTGAGGCTTTTCGCCACCGCGAGACGCGCAAGATTTATTGGGCCGTTGTCGCCGGCGTGCCGCATCCGAAAATGGGCACCGTAAAATATGGGTTGGTCAAAGCCGGCGGCCATGGCAGCTTTGGGGAAGGCGAGAAAATGCATTGTTTGCATCCCAATGAGGTTGCAACAACCCCCGGAGCGAAGCGCGCCACCACGGATTATGCGGTTCTATCGCCGCTTGGCAGCCGGGCAGCTTGGGTGGCATTGGTACCCGTCACCGGGCGGACGCACCAGCTGCGGGCGCATATGGCCGAAATGGGGCATCCCATTGTCGGGGATGGTAAATATGGCGGCTCAAGCCAAGAAAACCTTGGGCATGGCTGGGGTGCGCAACTGGGCGGAGATATCAGTAAGAAGATGCATTTGCACGCCAGGCATTTGCGGCTGGAGCACCCGGTGACCCGCGCAATGCTCTCGTTTACCGCTCCCTTGCCAGAGCATATGCAGCGCACCTGGGATCAGATGCAATGGGATCCGCGCGATGTGGAACTTGATCCATTCGAGGGCGATGAATGA